GCCAAAATAGAAGACGTCAAGGTCAGATTCGACCTGTACTTTGAGCCACGTAAGAATCTTACCATGTGCAGGTACATGTTTTTTACGAGGAGGCAAGCTCAATCCGAAAGCATCGACGATTTTATCACCGATCTGGAGATAAAGAGCCAGGATTGCGAGTTCGGAACCCTGCGCGAGTCCATGATCCGGGATATTTTCATCGCCAACCTGCACGTGGATATGTCACACATCCGTCAAAGGCTGTTGCAAGAGCCCAACCTCACCTATGAGAGGATGCGAGAGTTGGCGAAAACCCTAATTGTCGCACAGCAGGATGCAGACAAGATGACAAACAAGTCCATCGTCGAAGACGGCGAGAAGGTGATGCAACTGCGTCAAAGGAGCGGCGGTCGACGAGTCTGTCGACAGCGTGCTTCAAGTCAAACGCCACATCGGGCCACGTGGAAGTCTCCCAGTCCGATGAGGCAGTCAGCATCAACGTGTGGTCGCTGTGGGCAGTCTCATCGAACGAAGTGCCCAGCGATCGGAGTACAATGCAGGTCATGTAACTCATTTGGTCATTATGCTAAGTTTTGTTATAAGAATAAACAAGTCAGACAGTTGCATTCATCAAAGTCGatacaaaatgataattattttgtaggaaTTTTAAACAGTCAGTCGAGTCATAATCATCTTAGTCATTTACATAAACAGTCACACAGTCAGCCACAACCACAGTCATACAGTCAGCCACAAAAACAGTCAAAAAGTCAGTCATATAGTCAAACACCAGTCAAATCGCACTCACACACAAGTCAAACAAGTCAAATTTGTCTAAACAAAAATAGTCCAAGTCTAGGTAATCTCCATGATGACAATGCTTATTGCACTGAGAGATTACAccgtcataataaaaacagtcttacaagtcaaagtcttaataaaaatagtcctATAAGTCAAATAagtcgaaataaaaatagtcaaagtGAGCATTATTATCATTGCTACACTAATAAAAGTCCGTCCGTCAGTCGcaagacaataaataacaataaaaacagtcaTAGTCTAGGTCAAGGACATGTTAATTATAACAAGTCTTATAAGAATAGTCAGTCCGTCAATAAGTCACATAATACACACTTCCAAAACATTCATCACCACAAGTACACTAAGAAATCACATCATTGTCAGTCAAATGTAAGTAATACAGCATCAGAAACAAATAATCACAACATGCATTCAAATATACCAAACGTAGCATCtcatctaaataatttaaatcaacaaGTTAGTCATGTCAAGGGTAATTCAGTTTCAGAAAATCATTATTCAGGTAGTTCAtggaaaataaacttacatgtgggtaaccgaaaaataaattgtatcatAGACTCAGGCGCAGATGTAAATGTCATATCTGTCAAAAACTTCAAATTTCTTAATCTGTCAAAGTCACAAATTGATAAATGTCATGTAAATGTCACAGGATTTGGTGGCAATAACATTCCAATTCTaggcaaagtaaatttaaaatgtaatttaaacatagaaaatagaaatatttgtgaaaatatagtGTTCATTGTAGCAAATATACTCTGTCCAACTGTCTTAGGTCTTCCCACTTGCgaaaaattaggtataataaaacgtgtattttccgtcacaaaacaagatttttgtaaacaaattcttaCACAATATGATGATTTGTTTAAGGGTCTTGGATGTCTACCCCCAGTCTGTCATCTGAAACTCAAGCCTGGTGCAGTTCCGTGTATTGATCCGCCAAGGAAAGTTCCGTTTGCGTTGCAAGGAAAACTGCGCGAGGAATTGGATCGCATGGAGCAAATGCAAGTCATACAAAAAGTCACAAAACCAACTGAATGGATAAATTCTGTGGTAGTCACTGTCAAAAGTTCAGGTCAATTAAGAATATGCTTAGATCctagaaacttaaataattgtataatgagAGAACATTATCCGTTAAAGTCTATTGATGAGATAAGGTCACAGTTAAAAGGTGCTGCATGTTTTACGCATCTAGACGCTTTCTCAGGTTTCTGGATGATAAAGTTAGATGAATATAGTTCAGATCTGTGTACTTTCCAAACACCAtttggtagatacaggtacttaAGATTGCCTTATGGCATACGTGCTTCGtctgaaatatttcaaagaattatGATGAATTTGTTCGGTGATTTGGAaggagttttaattttcattgatgatATTTTAGTACATGGTCCTAATGAGTCGGTTCATAATGAACGACTACATAAAGTTATGCAAAGAGCATGTCAagtcaatttaaaatttaacaagtCGAAATGTAAATTCCTAGTGTCAGAGGTATGTTTTCttggttatgtatttaataaagatgGTGCTAGGGTTGATCAAGAGAAAGTCAAAGCAATACTCGAGATGCCCACACCAACCAATGTCAAAGAGTTGCAAAGAATATTAGGTATGATTAATTACCTAGGTCCATTCATTAAGAATTTGTCAGaaaaaactcaaatattaagaaatcttttgaaaaaagATTCAGTCTGGATTTGGGATGAGAATCATGAgaaatgtcttaaaattttgaaagaggAGATCACAAGATCACCAGTCTTAGCTCATTACAATCCACAAATTCCATTAGTCTTGTCAGTCGATTCGTCAAAGTCAGCATTAGGTGCAgtaattttgcaaaataataaacctattgCATATAGTTCTAAAACTCTCACCATAACCCAGGAAAGATATGCTCAAATTGAGAAAGAATTGTTAGCAATACAATTTGGTTGTGAAAAGTTTCACCAATATGTTTACGGTCATAGAGTAACAGTACATACTGATCATAAACCATTagtctatctatttaaaaaaccacTTCATGATGTACCTGCAAGATTACAACGTATGATGTTAACCttgcaaaaatatgatttagaaGTCATACATGTACCTGGTAAAGAAATGTATATATCAGATACTTTGTCTAGAGCAGCTATTCAGGAAAATTATGTACCTGAAAATGAGTCTGAAATGTCATGTCATGTAAATTTGATGTATTCAAATCTTGcaattagtaaagaatatagCACAAAATTAAGTCAGGAAACTAAGAAAGATGAAAGTTTGcaattgttaaagaaatattattatgaaggatggcctaaaaataaaaacaatgtaagtccattattaaaaccatattGGAATATTCAAGCTGAAATTCatgtaattaaagatttaatattcaaaggttcaaaattaattgttccTAAGTCAATGTACAAAGAAATGttagataaaatacataaaggtcaccaaggtataaataaatgtttgaaattagcTAGAGAATCTTTGTATTGGCCAAATATGTCTacagatataaaaaacatagtagaACAATGTTTAATATGTGCTAAATTCAAACCATGTAACCAAAAGGAACCactacaaaattttgaaatttgtaAGTATCCATGGCAACAAGTCGGTatagatttaatgtattttgataatttaactTATCTAATTGTCACTGATTACTActcaaaatttatagaaattgcTTTGTTAAACAAAGACAGTCGTTCAAGCAATGTAATCACACATTTAAAGTCAATTTTTGCACGTCATGGGATACCATTATCTTTAGTGTCTGATGGTGGTCCACAATTTCAGTcagtagaatttaaaaattttctaaaTGAATGGGACATAGAACATGTAGTCACTAGCCCATATCATTCACAGTCAAATGGTCAAGCAGAAAGCTCagtcaaaattgtcaaaaatatgcTAAGAAAATGTAAGGAAAATGGATCAGATC
This genomic window from Spodoptera frugiperda isolate SF20-4 chromosome 28, AGI-APGP_CSIRO_Sfru_2.0, whole genome shotgun sequence contains:
- the LOC118266771 gene encoding uncharacterized protein LOC118266771, which codes for MSTEDVGDTRCRVAGLECLKLSSEATANNAEAWRKWWQRLELYLLASGLDRSEEKRKVAILLHSIGPKGLEIFNTFNISLDEAKIEDVKVRFDLYFEPRKNLTMCRYMFFTRRQAQSESIDDFITDLEIKSQDCEFGTLRESMIRDIFIANLHVDMSHIRQRLLQEPNLTYERMRELAKTLIVAQQDADKMTNKSIVEDGEKVMQLRQRSGGRRVCRQRASSQTPHRATWKSPSPMRQSASTCGRCGQSHRTKCPAIGVQCRSCNSFGHYAKFCYKNKQVRQLHSSKSIQNDNYFVGILNSQSSHNHLSHLHKQSHSQPQPQSYSQPQKQSKSQSYSQTPVKSHSHTSQTSQICLNKNSPSLGNLHDDNAYCTERLHRHNKNSLTSQSLNKNSPISQISRNKNSQSEHYYHCYTNKSPSVSRKTINNNKNSHSLGQGHVNYNKSYKNSQSVNKSHNTHFQNIHHHKYTKKSHHCQSNVSNTASETNNHNMHSNIPNVASHLNNLNQQVSHVKGNSVSENHYSGSSWKINLHVGNRKINCIIDSGADVNVISVKNFKFLNLSKSQIDKCHVNVTGFGGNNIPILGKVNLKCNLNIENRNICENIVFIVANILCPTVLGLPTCEKLGSWMSTPSLSSETQAWCSSVY